TTCCGGCCTCTGCGTGGATGCCCTCGGAGGCGGCCCGGGCGTGCGGACCCGGCGTTTCGCGCCGCCCGATCGCGTCGCGCGCTGGGGGCGGGATGAAGCGAACAACCGCTGGCTGCTCGAGCAGCTGGAAGATGTGGACGCGGGGCGTCGCGGGGCGCACTATCGTTGCGCGGTTGCGCTCACCGACGACCTGCGCCACGAAGTCGTGGAGGGCATCGTGCGCGGCCGGATCGCGCGACGGCCGAGCGGCTCGGGAGGCTTCGGTTACGACCCGCTCTTCGTGCCGGAAGGCCACGACCGCACCTACGCAGAGCTGCCCGCGGCGGTGAAGACGGCGACGAGCCACCGTGCGAGGGCGATCCGACAGGCCAGGGGATGGATCGAAAGGGAAGTGCTGCGGTGACCTTGCGCGCGTTGAATCGGGGCGGCCGGATTTGAACCGGCGACCCCCTGCTCCCAAAGCAGGTGCGCTACCGGACTGCGCCACGCCCCGAAGCCCCGAAAGATGGACCGCCCGGGAGGTCGAAGCCACCCCGGCGCCGGAGGCCGCGTGAAGTTCCGCGGGGTCTTCGCGCGGAGAGCCGGGGCGGGGAAGCTGTTCGCCATGATGGGGCTGGCAGCGCTCGTCCTCTTCGTCATCGGGATCCTGCGGCCCCTCCGCAGCGCCTTCGCCCTCTCGGGGCTGGCCGCGGGCGACTTCTACCAGGTGTACTTCATCAGCGCGGCGGTCGTGGTCGTCGCTCCGATCTACAACTTCCTGTCGGATCGCATCTCGTGGCGCCGCCTCATCCCCCTGACGGCGGCGTTCTTCGCGCTCAGCATGGTCGCCTTCCGCCTCCTCTACCAGCCGGGGGAGGCGTGGTTCGGGCTGGTCTTCTACGGCTGGTACGACGTGCTGGCGGCCTCGCTCGTCACGCACTTCTACATCGCGACGCAGATCTTCTACAACGCGCGCGATGCGAAGCGCGCCTATCCGATCGTCATCGCCTCGGGTTCGGCCGGGGCCACGCTCGGAGCGCTCCTCACGACCGTCTTCACCTCGGGCGGCGGGCCGTCCGAGAACCTGCTTCTCGTGGCGGGCGCAGCGCTCCTTGCGCTGGCGGGTGGTCTCGCTCTTGTCTGGTCGCGGGAGCCGCCGGAGCCGCCATCCGAGTATGCGCACGCGGAAGATCCCGAACTCGAGCGTAGCGATCTGCGGCGCATGGCCGCGCACCCGCAGGTGCGGCTCATCGCGGCCACCGTGCTGCTGACGATCGTCGTCAAGCAGTTCATCGACTACCAGTACAACACGCTCACGCGCGAGGTCTTCACCGATCTGGGCGCGATCGCCGGCTTCCTGGCCTTCGTCGACGTGCTCACGCAATGGCTCCCGATCGTCGTCCTCCTCGCGTTGCGTCCGGTCCTGCGCCGCTGGGGGGCCGCGGTGGCGGTCATCATCTTCCCCGTGGCCGTGATCCTCGCGACCGGGGCGCTCGCCGCCGCCGTGTGGCTGTCTGCCGCCGCGCTCGCCGTCGCCGTCGGGGCCCGGACGACGGAGAAGACGTTCCGCTATTCCGCCGAGCGCACGGGCCGCGAGATCCTCTACGTCCCCGTCCCGGAGGACATCAAGCTCAAGGCGAAGTCGTACATCGACGTGGCGGTGGAGAAGGGCCTGGGGAAGGCGCTTTCAGGCGTCCTCATCATGATCCCCTCGCTCGCTCTCGCCGGCCTCTCGATCATGGGCCGGCTCATCATCCTCGGCGTCGTCGGCGTGGCGCTGGCGGGCGTCCTGCTGCTCGCGTTCCTCAGGGTGCGAAAGTCGTACGTCACCAGTCTCGCGCAATCCTTCGAGGGGCGCTTCGCCAGCCTGCGCGGAACCTTCGTGTCGATGGAGGATGTGGGGGCGCTGGCGCTCGCGCGGGACGCGCTCGGGGACGAGCGGCCGCTGAAGGTCGCGTTCGCCTTCGACGTCCTGCGCGGTGCCACGCCGGAGGACATCGAGGCGCTCTACCCGGAACTGTACCGTCTCCTCGGGCACGAGAGCCCCGGTCTGCGGGCGAGGGCGCTTCAGTCGCTGTCGCGCGCTCCCGGCCTTTCGAACGAAGAGGCGGTGCGGGCTCGGCTCGAGGACCCGGATTCCGGCGTGCGGCGAAACGCGGCCCGACTCCTCGCCCTGAAGGCGGCGCCGCGCGCCCGCGATGTCCTCATCCCGCTCCTCGACTCGGAGTCGGCGAACGCCCGCTCGGCCGCGCTGGACTGCCTGTTCAGCGACTTCGGCGCCGCGCGGGCCGAACGCATAGCGACCCCCCGTTTCGAGCACCTGCTTCGGGAACATGAGCGGGGTGCGCTCGAAGGATCCGGCGCCCGCGAGCTGGCGACGGCGGCGGGACTCGTCCCCGGTCATCCGGCGGTGGAGCGCATCCTCCTCGAACTCGTCTCCGATCCCCGCGAGGATGTCGCGGCGGCCGCCGTGCGCAGCGCAGCGCGGCTTCCGCAGCCGGCCCTCGTGCAGGCGGCCATCGCGTCGCTGGCGATCCCCCGGACGCGGAGCGCGGCCCGTGAAGGCCTCGCGGGGCGCGGGGAGGAGATCGTCGAACCTCTGCTCGCGGCACTTTCAGACCCTGCCGGCGACCCCTGGGTCCGCCGGGGCGTGGCCAGCGTGCTCGGCGAGATCGCGACGCCCGCGACGATCGACGCCCTCATCACGTCCTATCTGCTGCCGGAGACCGAGCAGGCGCTCGACGACCAGGCGCTCGTGTCGCTCCACCGCCTGCGCACACAGCACGATCACCTCACGTTTCCGGCGGAGAGGGTGCTCGAGGCCGTGGAGCGCGAAGTGCAGGCGTCCCGGCGCTACGCCCGCGCCGCTACCGCGCTCGAGGGGGTGCCGGCAGCGATACCCCGGACGCTCCTCCTGCAGGCGCTGGACGAGGCGAGGAGGGACCGGCGGGCGAGTGTCTTCCGGTGGCTCGGGCTCGTGTACCCCGAGCAGCCGATGCGGCGCAGCTACCTGGCCCTCGAGAGCGGGCAGCCGCGCCGCCGGGCGAACGCGCTGGAATGGATCGAGACCACGGTCGGGCACCGCACGTTCTCCGACCTCAGGCCGGTGCTCGCGGAGGAGACCCCGCAAGGGCCCTCGCGGGGTGCGGGAGGGGTGCTGCGGGAGCTGTGGGACGATGAGGACGCCTGGATCGCGCGGTGCGCGCTCTGGACGTCCTTCGAAACCGACCGCGGCGCGCTGGGCGAGGCTCTCTCCGGTTACACCCCGGCGGAACCGGCGCTGGCGATGGTGGCCCGCAGACTTGCGCGACGGGCAGAATCCTCCGCACAGGTTGAGGGAGATGAACGGGACGAGGAAGAGATGGAACTGATCGAAAAGGTATTCCGCCTGCAGAGCGTGGATCTCCTCTCCGGAGTGGAGAGCCGGCAACTCGCGCTCCTCGCCTCCATCGCGAGGGAGGTCGAGGTGCGGCCCGACGCCATCTTCATCCGCAGAGGGGAGCCGACGGACGCCCTCTACCTCGTGATCCACGGCGAAGTCTCACTCGAGGCGGCCGGAGAGGAATCGATTTCCATCGCCGATGGAGAAGCGTTCGGGACGTGGGCGCTGATCGACGAACACCCGAGCCTCGTCGAAGCGCGCGCCGTCGAGTCCACCCGCGTGCTGCGCATCACGCGGGAGGATTTTCGAGATCTCCTCATCGACCACCCGGAACTCGGCCTCGACCTGCTCCGCGGACTCGCGAGTCGCGTTCGCGGCCTGGCGATGACATGATCCGACATGGATGAGATCAAGCCGGACGGGGGCACCGTGATGGTCGTCGACGACGAGGACATGGTCGTGGATGCCATTCAGGGGTTCCTGGAGCTGGAAACGGACCACCTCGTCCTCCCCTTCACGTCGGCGCGCGACGCCCTGGCCCATTTGGAGGAGGAGCCGGTCCACGCGATCGTGGCTGACCTCATGATGCCCGAACTCGACGGGGTGCAGTTCCTGACGCGGGCCCGCAGGCTGAGGCCGGAGGCCGCGCGGATCCTGCTCACGGGCTACGCCGACAAGGAAAACGCCATCCTCGCGATCAACGAAGCCGGGCTCTACCAGTACCTTGAGAAGCCGTGGAACAACGACGCGCTGGCCTTCGCCATCCGCAACGGGGTCGAACGAAGCCTGCTCTTCCGCGCCCTGACCGAACGCATAGCCGAACTCGAGGCGGCCAACGACGAACTCGCCGGACTCCGGCAGCGCTGGATACAGGCCTTCCTGTGAGCGAGCCGGGACTCGGGCCGACGGCTCGGGAGATCACCCAGGCCCGACTCGCGACGCTCGGCATGCTCGTCGCGGGGATCGCGCACGAACTCAACACGCCGCTGGGCGCGCTGAACAGCAACCACCACGTCATCGAGCGCGCGCTCCTCAAGCTGGGGAAGATCCTCGAGGACGAGGTCGTCACGCCGGACGAACTCGACGAAGTGCGGCGGGTCGTGCGGGCCACGGAGTCGGTGCTGCGAACGAACGGCATCGCGGTGGAACGCATGGTTAACCTCGTCCGGAACCTGCGGAACTTCGGCCGACCCACGACCTCCGAGCCTCGTCCCGTGGACCTTCACGAAGGCATAGAGGGCACGCTGGCCCTTCTCGGACACGAGTTGAAGGAGATCGCGGTCGTCCGCGACTTCGGGGAGCTGCCGCCCGTCGTGTGCCATCCGAATCGGATCAACCAGGTGTTCATGAACCTCGTGCACAACGCGGCGCAGGCCATGGGCGACGGCGGCGTACTCACGATACGGACGTGTGCGGAAGGGGAACGCGCCCGCGTCCGCGTCGCCGACACGGGCCGCGGCATCCCGCCCGACGTCATCGAGGAGATCTTCGAACCCGGCTTCACCACCAAGGGGGAACGGATCGGGATGGGGCTGGGTCTCGCGATCACGCTCCAGATCGTACACCAGCACGGAGGAGACATCTCGGTTGAAAGCGAACCGGGACTCGGGACGACCTTCGACGTGTACCTCCCGCTCCGGCAGCCCACGGGTCCCGCACGGAAGGAGGCTCCGAAATGATGCGACGCGCCGATCCGTTCCGCGCCCTGGTCCTCGTCGCGGCGATGGTCGCCCTTGCGGCGCCGGCCCCGGCGGCGGCCCAGGACGCCAATTTCCTTCTCCCCATCGCCGAGATCGAACGGATCCTCCGCGAGGGCGAAATCCAGGTCCTCGACGTACACCCGTCCCGCGGTCTTCCCGGAGAGCGCACGTACCGGGTGACGCTGCAGTCCGGCGACCACGTGCTCCAGGTCAAGTACGCCCCGGCCAGCGAGGGCGCGGACGAGTTCAACAACCAGCCCCGCTACGAACTGGCGGCCTACGATGTCCAGACCCTCTTCCTCGACGAGCGGGAAATGGTCGTCCCTCCGACCGCGATCCGTGCGTTCCCCATCGATGCCGTCCGGTCGACGGTCGCCCGGACGGGGGACGCGGCCATGCCACCGGAACCGACCTTCGACGAGTGGCCGATGACCCTCGTCGCGCTCCAGTACTGGATGTTCAACGTCGACGTTCCCGACGAACTGCCCGACGACGACCGGATCGAGGAGGACGAGGCCTACGAGCGCCTGCTCGGGAACTTCAACCTCCTGACCTACATCATCCGTCACAGCGACTCGAACGAGGGGAACTTCGTGCAGTCGTTGGATCCCGCGTGGCCGCGCGTGTTCAGCGTCGACAACGGCGTGGCGTTCGCGAGCGAGCCGAGCAACCGCGGCACGGAGTGGCGCAACCTGCGCCTCGACCGCTACCCGGCCTCGGCCATCGACCGGCTGCGCGGTCTCTCGCTCGAGGAGTTGCAGGCGCGACTCGGCGTCCTCGTCCAGCTCGAGCTGCGGGGCGGGAACTTCGTGGAGGTGGAGCCGACAGCGAATCTCGACCCCGGCCGCGGGGTTCGGCGGGATGCGGAGCGGATCCAGCTCGGCCTGACGGATCGGGAGATAGGGGCCATACACCGGCGCATCGTCCGTTTGCTGGAGCGGGTCGATGACGGCCGCTACGAGTTGATTCCCTGAGATCTCGGCGTCGGATGTCGGGTCTGCTGTGCTGTGCCGTCGCCGCTACGGGGGCGGGGTGGGCCGGCGCGTCGGCGCCCGCTTCCGGCGACGCGACGCCGCCGGCCGGCTCTCCCGCGCGAACGGGGCAGCCCGGCTGGCACGTCGCGGGGGAGTACGGACTCTACGTCGCCTTCGCCGATGCCGGCCTCGAAGTGCGCTGGCTGACGGAGGAGGAGCGGCCCGGCCGGGTGCGGGCGATCGTCGATGGACGGGTGGTCGATGAGCAGACGACGGAGCCGGGATACGCCCACGCGGCTCGCCTGCGGGTACGGGCGCGCGAGGTCACGCTCGAATACGGAACGGAACCTCCGGACGGCGCTGGCGGGGCCACGCCTCTTCACCGAACCCGGGTCTGGGCGGTGCCTCCGCCCGCGGAAGTCGACCTTGCGAGCCAGGACTCGGTGTTCGTGTTCGGAGATGTGCACGGCGAGTTCGACCGCGTCATCACGCTACTCGGCCTGGCCGGTCTGATCGACGCGGAGCGGCGCTGGACGGGCGGCGACGCGGTGGTTGCCTTTCTCGGGGACCTGTTCGACCGCGGCAACGACGTGACCCGCCTGCTCTGGTTCGTCTACGGCCTGGAGCGGGAGGCCATGGCTGCGGGCGGCCGGGTCATCACGCTCCTCGGCAACCATGAAGCGATGGTCCTGACCGGCGACCTCCGCTACGTGGCGCCGAAGGAACAGACGATCGGTGAACTGCACGGCATGTCCTACGAGACGCTGTTCGATCCGGAGAGGTCCGTCCTCGGACGCTGGATCGCCGCCAAGCCCGGACTCGTTCGACTGGAGGATCTGCTGCTCGCGCACGGGGGCGTGAGTCCGGCATATGTCGACACTTCGCTCGAGGAGTACCAGGACACGCTGGAGACCTTCATCGCGGAACCGTTGTTTACGAAATGGCGGGACGAAGCGTCCCTCCGCGAATATGTCCGCCAGACCCGGCTCGATACCGCCCAGATCTACCGCCGGTACGACTTCTTCTTCGGACCGGAGAGCGTGCTCTGGTATCGGGACCTGGTGCTCACCGACACGCTCGGTGGCCACCTCGATGCCGTCCTGGAGCGCTTCGGGGCCCGCATTCACGTCGTCGGACACACCCCCGTGCGCACGATCCGGGAGAGCTACGGGGGCAAGCTCATCGCCGCGGACCTGCTCGACGCCGCCGCCGAGATGCTCCTTCTTGCGCGCCGGCCGGAAGGCGGGTGGGATCGGTTCGCGTTGTCCGTCGACGGTAGCGCCCGGCCGCTCCGCCTCGCGCCCTGAGGGTGGCGCAAGCCGGCGGTGGGGAACTACGCCTCCGAGACTGTCTCGCCCGGTTCGGGCATCCGGTAGCCGACGCCGCGCTCGTTTAGGATGTAGGCGGCGCGGGTCCCGTCCTCGCCCAGCTTTCGCCGCAGCCTCTTGACGACGGCGTGGACGAGCTTCGGGGCGCGGTGGTCCGGATGCCGCCCCCAGGCGCTGCGGAACAGAGAACGATACGTGG
The Candidatus Palauibacter australiensis genome window above contains:
- a CDS encoding non-canonical purine NTP pyrophosphatase, translated to PEREEEDYLEPFYTFARNALSKAKYFHRRSGLPVLADDSGLCVDALGGGPGVRTRRFAPPDRVARWGRDEANNRWLLEQLEDVDAGRRGAHYRCAVALTDDLRHEVVEGIVRGRIARRPSGSGGFGYDPLFVPEGHDRTYAELPAAVKTATSHRARAIRQARGWIEREVLR
- a CDS encoding response regulator, whose translation is MDEIKPDGGTVMVVDDEDMVVDAIQGFLELETDHLVLPFTSARDALAHLEEEPVHAIVADLMMPELDGVQFLTRARRLRPEAARILLTGYADKENAILAINEAGLYQYLEKPWNNDALAFAIRNGVERSLLFRALTERIAELEAANDELAGLRQRWIQAFL
- a CDS encoding metallophosphoesterase; translation: MSGLLCCAVAATGAGWAGASAPASGDATPPAGSPARTGQPGWHVAGEYGLYVAFADAGLEVRWLTEEERPGRVRAIVDGRVVDEQTTEPGYAHAARLRVRAREVTLEYGTEPPDGAGGATPLHRTRVWAVPPPAEVDLASQDSVFVFGDVHGEFDRVITLLGLAGLIDAERRWTGGDAVVAFLGDLFDRGNDVTRLLWFVYGLEREAMAAGGRVITLLGNHEAMVLTGDLRYVAPKEQTIGELHGMSYETLFDPERSVLGRWIAAKPGLVRLEDLLLAHGGVSPAYVDTSLEEYQDTLETFIAEPLFTKWRDEASLREYVRQTRLDTAQIYRRYDFFFGPESVLWYRDLVLTDTLGGHLDAVLERFGARIHVVGHTPVRTIRESYGGKLIAADLLDAAAEMLLLARRPEGGWDRFALSVDGSARPLRLAP
- a CDS encoding ATP-binding protein, whose product is MSEPGLGPTAREITQARLATLGMLVAGIAHELNTPLGALNSNHHVIERALLKLGKILEDEVVTPDELDEVRRVVRATESVLRTNGIAVERMVNLVRNLRNFGRPTTSEPRPVDLHEGIEGTLALLGHELKEIAVVRDFGELPPVVCHPNRINQVFMNLVHNAAQAMGDGGVLTIRTCAEGERARVRVADTGRGIPPDVIEEIFEPGFTTKGERIGMGLGLAITLQIVHQHGGDISVESEPGLGTTFDVYLPLRQPTGPARKEAPK
- a CDS encoding HEAT repeat domain-containing protein, whose protein sequence is MKFRGVFARRAGAGKLFAMMGLAALVLFVIGILRPLRSAFALSGLAAGDFYQVYFISAAVVVVAPIYNFLSDRISWRRLIPLTAAFFALSMVAFRLLYQPGEAWFGLVFYGWYDVLAASLVTHFYIATQIFYNARDAKRAYPIVIASGSAGATLGALLTTVFTSGGGPSENLLLVAGAALLALAGGLALVWSREPPEPPSEYAHAEDPELERSDLRRMAAHPQVRLIAATVLLTIVVKQFIDYQYNTLTREVFTDLGAIAGFLAFVDVLTQWLPIVVLLALRPVLRRWGAAVAVIIFPVAVILATGALAAAVWLSAAALAVAVGARTTEKTFRYSAERTGREILYVPVPEDIKLKAKSYIDVAVEKGLGKALSGVLIMIPSLALAGLSIMGRLIILGVVGVALAGVLLLAFLRVRKSYVTSLAQSFEGRFASLRGTFVSMEDVGALALARDALGDERPLKVAFAFDVLRGATPEDIEALYPELYRLLGHESPGLRARALQSLSRAPGLSNEEAVRARLEDPDSGVRRNAARLLALKAAPRARDVLIPLLDSESANARSAALDCLFSDFGAARAERIATPRFEHLLREHERGALEGSGARELATAAGLVPGHPAVERILLELVSDPREDVAAAAVRSAARLPQPALVQAAIASLAIPRTRSAAREGLAGRGEEIVEPLLAALSDPAGDPWVRRGVASVLGEIATPATIDALITSYLLPETEQALDDQALVSLHRLRTQHDHLTFPAERVLEAVEREVQASRRYARAATALEGVPAAIPRTLLLQALDEARRDRRASVFRWLGLVYPEQPMRRSYLALESGQPRRRANALEWIETTVGHRTFSDLRPVLAEETPQGPSRGAGGVLRELWDDEDAWIARCALWTSFETDRGALGEALSGYTPAEPALAMVARRLARRAESSAQVEGDERDEEEMELIEKVFRLQSVDLLSGVESRQLALLASIAREVEVRPDAIFIRRGEPTDALYLVIHGEVSLEAAGEESISIADGEAFGTWALIDEHPSLVEARAVESTRVLRITREDFRDLLIDHPELGLDLLRGLASRVRGLAMT